AAGAAGAATGTTGATTCCGTTGGTGATTATGTGCAGCTTCTTGAAAGCCCTGGAGAGTTTTAAAGCGAAAACGTAACATGTAGTGCTTTCATCTATAAAGAGAACATCATTTTCTTCCACAAATTCGATTGCCTTCGCTGCAATTCTTTCTTTCGCCTCTCTGGCTAACCTCAGCCTTTTCAAGAAGAAGCTGTTTGGATCTGTTTCCTGATTCACAGCTCTTACGACTCCGTATCCGTTGATAACAAGGCCGGATTTCTGCAGATCTCTCAAGTCTCTTCTCAGCGTGACGAGAGATACATCCATTAGAGATGCAAGTTCTTGAGTATTAATCGATTCTCTTTCGGAAAGAACGCTAAGAATGTTCTGTCTTCTGTCTTCTTTCTTCAAAGCCATTCGCTCAACTCCAGCATGTTTGTTTTATCTGACTCTCCTTCTTGCTAATCTTAGAGCTTCTACACCGAGGAGGAGTGCACCCCATAGAGCAAGTGTGAGAAACTGACTTATTCCAAGAAGATTCAAACCGCTTGAGATAACCTGAAGCAAGACCAAACCAAGGAAAACACCGGACACTTTCCCGAAGCCGCCGTTTGGATTGATTCCTCCTAGAACTGAAACCAGTACGGTAACGAGAAGATATGAGGAACCATAACCGGCCTTTGCGGAATTAAATCTTGCTATCATTATCAGAGAGGCTAGACCCGCCAGAAGGCCCGAGATCATGTAAACGAGAATGGTTACTTTGTTGGTGTTTATTCCAGAGAAACTGGTAGCTTTGATGTTGGATCCGATCATGTAGGTCGATAAACCCAAGCGCGTCTTGTTTAGAATTATCGCGACAGCTACCGCAACGGCTATTAAAATGAACATCGGTACCGGTACTCCCAGGAAGGTTCCATTACCAATCACGAGAAGGTTCCTCGGCAGGCCCGAAATCACATACCCTCTGGTTATAACGAGGCTTATTCCTTCGAGAAGGGTCATAGTACCTAGCGTTGCAAGTATCGGAGATACCCCAATATAAGCGATTATCATTCCATTTACAAGTCCCACTATGAGTGAAATCGACAACCCTGCGATTACGGCCAGAAAGATCGTCCAGCCCAGCCCGGCCCCTCCCGCACCAGATGCTAGATCACCTGTCAAAATCATTGCCATGATTATCCCTGAGAGATTTGCCGAACTTATGATTGAGAGGTTAATTCCACCAGTAAGCATCGTTATCATCATCGCGAAAGCAAGAACTCCCAGTTCAGGAAGCTGAAAAGCCATCGACTGGAGATTGCTGGGCCTTAGAAATTTTCCAGGAAGAGCAAGCGAGAACAATAGCACCAGAATGGCCAGAATCGCTCCAAGCGAGAGAATCTCGGAGTGCTTTGATACTCTTCCCCTGCCGGTGTCAGTCTTCAACATTGATTATCGCTCCTTTTCTCTCGCGGACTTTTCTCTGATAGGCCGTTATCCCCACGCTGACGACGATGATCGCTCCGATAAAGACCTTATGCCAATAAGAGGAAATTCCGAGTAACGTAAGGCCATTCTGAACGATGACAATCAAACCGAAACCAAGAACCGTCCCTAGAATGCTGCCAGTACCTCCTGCAAGGCTTGCTCCTCCAAGAACGACAGCCGCCAGAACTTCCAGTTCCCTGCCCATCAAGGCATTGGGGGCGACAGTCAACATCATGTTCGCCTGAACTGTTGAGGCTATGCCTGCAAGAAAACCCATATAACAATAGACGAATATCTGCGTCTTGAGAACGCTTATTCCCACACGTCTTGCGGCTTCCTGATTTCCGCCAACGGCGTAGATATTTCTGCCCAGAGCCGTGTACTTCAGTATCAGCCAGGTAAGAATGAAGGAAAGAACAAGAACTAGAATTGGTATAGTAATCCCCGGATTGTCTCCAAATCTAACTAGATTCCTCTCCATAAACCACATGGGAAAGCCGTAAATCCAGGTACCGCCGCTGATAAATATCAGAAGGCCGTAGAACAGGTTCATGGTAGCGATCGTCACGATTATTGGCGGAGTTTTGAGGAAGTAAATAAGTAAGGCATTGACCAAACCCAGCGCAATTCCGACAACCGCTCCTATTGCAAAGGCCAGGAACATATTCCCGCCCCAATGGATGACGATAGTAGCCATGACATACTGCGCGACCGTTGCAATTGCCGTAAATGAGATATCTATTCCTCCGGAAATCAGAACGACCAGCACGCCTGCGGCCATTATCGCAAGAAAGGAGTTGCTCTCAACCATCCCGTAGAGATTGGTGGAAGTAAGAAAACTTGGCTTCAAAATGGTGAAGAAGAGTGAGACGACTATTATTACAAGCAAGAGATAGAACTCACTCTTGCCGAATAATTTTCTCAATACTGAATTACTGTCCGTTAATCTTCTCATACAGCTCTTTCTCCGTGAGCTCGCTGGAGTTGTACTTTCCAATTATCCTTCCCGAGCTCATAATATAAGTCGTGTTTGAATGATAGATCGCTTCTTCGGCTTCATCCGTGATCATGATTATCGAAATACCTTCTGAGGCTAACTCTCTTATTATCTTGTATATACTGTCCTTTGCGGCAACGTCTATTCCCACTGTCGGGGAATCGAGAATCAATACCTTCGGATTTATTGCCAACCACTTTGCAATTACAACCCTCTGTTGATTGCCGCCGGAAAGCGTATTAACCGGAGAGTCGACCGAAGGAATCTTGATCGAGAGTTCGTCGACCCACCGCCTGACTTCAGTTCTTTCCTTGACTTTACTCAAGAGCCTGATTCTCGACAGTATTCTCTTTAGAACCGTTAACACAATGTTCTTGCTTACTGGCTGTTCCATAACGAGTCCGTGTTGCAATCGATCCTCAGGCACATACGCAATTCCAGCTCTCATAGCGTCCAAGGCGCTCCCAGGGTTCACTCTCTTCCCTTCTACGAAGATCTCTCCATCGTCGGGACGATTCATTCCGAAGAGTGAAAGGACGAACTCGGTTCTGCCTGAACCCATCAGTCCTGTGATACTTACTATTTCACCCTTGTGGACCTTCAAATCAATTTCCTTGTAATTATTTCTCCTTGAGAGCTTTCTGACTTCCAGAATAACTTCGTGACCAGAATACGGAGTCAGTTTGGAGTACTCGAACTCCTTGCCTGTCATGAGAAATGAGAGCCTCTGTCGTGTCAATTCGGAAGCATCGAAGGCACCAACTTTTTTCCCGTCTCGAAGAACGGTAACTCGTTGGGCTACCTCCATTATTTCATCGAGCTTATGGCTGACGAAGATCGTGGAGATTTCTCTGTTCTGCAGTTCATTTATGACCCTAATTAGCGACTGAACCTCTTTCTTGCTGAGAGAAGCAGTAGGTTCGTCCATTATTACAAGTCTCGCCTTGGCATTTATAGCCCTGCATATCGCTACAACTTGCCTTTCCGCTATAGATAGCTCGCTGACTTCGCGTCTGGGATCTAGTGAAACCCCAATTTTGTCCATCGTCTTCATTGACTCTTCTTCGGTCTCTTTCCATTTCATCAGACGACTTCCGGTTTCCACCCTCGAAGAAATAGCTATGTTCTCTGCAACGGTCAGATTTGGAAAGAGCGAAAGATCCTGATAGATAACCTGGATTCCCTCCCTCACACTGTTAGAAGACTTCTGGTGGCTTATCCTTCTTCCGTCGACATAGATCTCACCACCGGGATCGGGTGAGTGAATACCCGAGATTATCTTGATTAGGGTACTCTTTCCAGACCCGTTTTCGCCAACGAGACAGTGGATTTCCCCCTTTTCTAT
This region of Mesotoga sp. BH458_6_3_2_1 genomic DNA includes:
- a CDS encoding sugar ABC transporter ATP-binding protein, with the protein product MAEKLLEMRNISKRFGGVLALDSVDFEIEKGEIHCLVGENGSGKSTLIKIISGIHSPDPGGEIYVDGRRISHQKSSNSVREGIQVIYQDLSLFPNLTVAENIAISSRVETGSRLMKWKETEEESMKTMDKIGVSLDPRREVSELSIAERQVVAICRAINAKARLVIMDEPTASLSKKEVQSLIRVINELQNREISTIFVSHKLDEIMEVAQRVTVLRDGKKVGAFDASELTRQRLSFLMTGKEFEYSKLTPYSGHEVILEVRKLSRRNNYKEIDLKVHKGEIVSITGLMGSGRTEFVLSLFGMNRPDDGEIFVEGKRVNPGSALDAMRAGIAYVPEDRLQHGLVMEQPVSKNIVLTVLKRILSRIRLLSKVKERTEVRRWVDELSIKIPSVDSPVNTLSGGNQQRVVIAKWLAINPKVLILDSPTVGIDVAAKDSIYKIIRELASEGISIIMITDEAEEAIYHSNTTYIMSSGRIIGKYNSSELTEKELYEKINGQ
- a CDS encoding DeoR/GlpR family DNA-binding transcription regulator, encoding MALKKEDRRQNILSVLSERESINTQELASLMDVSLVTLRRDLRDLQKSGLVINGYGVVRAVNQETDPNSFFLKRLRLAREAKERIAAKAIEFVEENDVLFIDESTTCYVFALKLSRAFKKLHIITNGINILLALSKVQGFSVESSGGSLQYGFDSLIGPRAESLVGSIYANKFFFSCASLRKKIGTFELSPFSASIKRKMLLNSSAKILLVDNSKFDVIAPFKMAEIDEIDRVITEDRNFLPSEAI
- a CDS encoding ABC transporter permease; translated protein: MRRLTDSNSVLRKLFGKSEFYLLLVIIVVSLFFTILKPSFLTSTNLYGMVESNSFLAIMAAGVLVVLISGGIDISFTAIATVAQYVMATIVIHWGGNMFLAFAIGAVVGIALGLVNALLIYFLKTPPIIVTIATMNLFYGLLIFISGGTWIYGFPMWFMERNLVRFGDNPGITIPILVLVLSFILTWLILKYTALGRNIYAVGGNQEAARRVGISVLKTQIFVYCYMGFLAGIASTVQANMMLTVAPNALMGRELEVLAAVVLGGASLAGGTGSILGTVLGFGLIVIVQNGLTLLGISSYWHKVFIGAIIVVSVGITAYQRKVRERKGAIINVED
- a CDS encoding ABC transporter permease — its product is MLKTDTGRGRVSKHSEILSLGAILAILVLLFSLALPGKFLRPSNLQSMAFQLPELGVLAFAMMITMLTGGINLSIISSANLSGIIMAMILTGDLASGAGGAGLGWTIFLAVIAGLSISLIVGLVNGMIIAYIGVSPILATLGTMTLLEGISLVITRGYVISGLPRNLLVIGNGTFLGVPVPMFILIAVAVAVAIILNKTRLGLSTYMIGSNIKATSFSGINTNKVTILVYMISGLLAGLASLIMIARFNSAKAGYGSSYLLVTVLVSVLGGINPNGGFGKVSGVFLGLVLLQVISSGLNLLGISQFLTLALWGALLLGVEALRLARRRVR